The following are encoded in a window of Candidatus Thorarchaeota archaeon genomic DNA:
- a CDS encoding right-handed parallel beta-helix repeat-containing protein, which translates to MTESEEIPRLISGRAYLQHGPVVINSSSDFEEQGWPGNGTPSNPYTLEGLNITANGTCINITDTNVFFLVKDCFLPGIKGDKGCGLYLENVTHGRIVNCISNFTRIGYQVENCVDCVLEDNIASQTNQSGIYLSNTSHCLLNNNTVVLTKKNGFSVTDSTACTISNNLASENEKSGFHFHSLSNSTFKNNTATMNFENGFGIYRCLDLYFSMSRAFDNDGDGF; encoded by the coding sequence GTGACCGAGTCTGAGGAAATACCAAGATTGATTTCTGGCAGAGCATATCTGCAACATGGGCCCGTAGTCATAAACTCCTCATCTGATTTTGAAGAACAAGGTTGGCCAGGTAACGGTACGCCATCAAATCCGTACACACTTGAAGGTCTTAACATAACGGCGAATGGCACTTGCATCAACATTACAGACACAAACGTATTTTTCTTAGTGAAAGATTGTTTTTTGCCAGGCATCAAAGGCGATAAAGGGTGTGGTCTTTACCTTGAGAATGTAACGCATGGCAGAATTGTAAATTGCATTTCAAATTTCACACGCATAGGCTATCAAGTAGAGAATTGTGTTGACTGTGTCTTGGAAGACAACATAGCATCACAAACAAATCAGTCAGGCATCTATCTTTCAAATACAAGCCATTGCCTCTTGAACAACAATACTGTTGTTCTTACTAAGAAAAACGGTTTTTCCGTTACAGATTCAACGGCGTGTACCATCTCCAATAACCTAGCTTCTGAGAACGAGAAATCAGGGTTCCATTTCCATTCGTTATCCAATTCAACGTTCAAAAACAATACTGCAACCATGAACTTCGAAAATGGCTTCGGAATCTATCGTTGCTTGGATCTATACTTCAGTATGAGCAGAGCATTTGATAACGATGGCGATGGATTCTG